In one Nocardioides luteus genomic region, the following are encoded:
- a CDS encoding carbohydrate ABC transporter permease has translation MVVLRRLLYSQRAAPYLFIAPFVITLLAFWLLPLARTFMLSTQEVVFGQAAFIGLDNYQRLWEDRLFWKAMFNSARYMVLTIALLIPIPLVLAALINSKIGSDRVKAVFKASMFVPALTSVVVAGIIFRLMFAETGTGLMNQIVGLFGLDPVRWLRIDTGGLIALLALAMWRWTGVNILYFLAGMQSIPEEYYEAATIDGASRLQQFFHITLPNLKPTIVYVTTISVYGGLAMFLESFMLYRGNSSPNDQGLTVIGYLYRRGIEQNDLGFASAVGVVLVVVIMAINLTFLTLSGTFKKESAR, from the coding sequence ATGGTCGTTCTCCGGCGGCTGCTGTACTCGCAGAGGGCGGCGCCCTATCTCTTCATCGCGCCGTTCGTGATCACGCTGCTCGCCTTCTGGCTGCTCCCGCTCGCGCGCACCTTCATGCTGAGCACCCAGGAGGTGGTGTTCGGACAGGCCGCCTTCATCGGTCTGGACAACTACCAGCGGCTCTGGGAGGACCGGCTCTTCTGGAAGGCGATGTTCAACAGCGCCCGCTACATGGTGCTGACCATCGCGCTCCTGATCCCGATCCCGCTGGTGCTGGCGGCGCTCATCAACTCCAAGATCGGCAGCGACCGCGTCAAGGCGGTCTTCAAGGCCTCGATGTTCGTGCCGGCGCTGACCTCCGTCGTCGTCGCCGGGATCATCTTCCGGCTGATGTTCGCCGAGACCGGCACCGGACTGATGAACCAGATCGTCGGGCTGTTCGGCCTCGACCCGGTCCGGTGGCTCCGCATCGACACCGGCGGGCTGATCGCCCTGCTGGCACTGGCGATGTGGCGCTGGACCGGCGTCAACATCCTCTACTTCCTCGCCGGGATGCAGTCCATCCCGGAGGAGTACTACGAGGCCGCGACCATCGACGGGGCCAGCAGGCTGCAGCAGTTCTTCCACATCACCCTGCCCAACCTGAAGCCGACCATCGTCTACGTCACCACCATCAGCGTGTACGGCGGTCTGGCGATGTTCCTGGAGAGCTTCATGCTCTACCGCGGCAACTCCTCGCCCAACGACCAGGGGCTGACGGTGATCGGCTACCTCTACCGGCGGGGGATCGAGCAGAACGACCTGGGCTTCGCCTCCGCGGTCGGTGTCGTGCTGGTCGTGGTCATCATGGCCATCAACCTGACCTTCCTCACGCTCAGCGGAACCTTCAAGAAGGAGAGCGCCCGATGA